In Halobaculum magnesiiphilum, the following proteins share a genomic window:
- a CDS encoding helix-turn-helix domain-containing protein, with translation MIAECLVVEVRVSGDDCPLAEATAATRTPVRAEPPQLRADGNVLLRFGAPRDDDLAARLDADDRIRYLHRSRSGERDTYRCLSKQPCVVHELVSAGLLVEAVTYRDGDATVTGAVVGHEVLRGVMETAGETVGVELTRTYPLREEPAPVAGRFGLTPPQTEALRAAVEAGYFAVPRAASSEEVAAELGLSKSAFLERLRRAEATLYRDLFAE, from the coding sequence ATGATCGCGGAGTGTCTGGTCGTGGAGGTACGCGTGAGCGGCGACGACTGCCCGCTCGCGGAGGCGACGGCGGCGACGCGAACGCCGGTCCGGGCGGAGCCGCCGCAGTTGCGCGCCGACGGCAACGTCCTGTTGCGCTTCGGCGCGCCGCGCGACGACGACCTCGCCGCGCGTCTCGACGCCGACGATCGGATCCGCTACCTCCACCGGTCGCGGTCGGGGGAGCGCGACACCTACCGGTGTCTCTCGAAGCAGCCGTGTGTCGTCCACGAACTCGTTTCGGCCGGGCTGCTCGTCGAGGCGGTGACCTACCGCGACGGCGACGCGACGGTGACCGGCGCCGTCGTCGGCCACGAGGTGCTTCGGGGAGTGATGGAGACGGCCGGCGAGACGGTCGGGGTGGAGCTGACGCGGACGTATCCGCTCCGGGAGGAGCCCGCCCCGGTCGCCGGCCGGTTCGGGCTCACGCCGCCGCAGACGGAGGCGCTGCGCGCGGCAGTCGAGGCGGGGTACTTCGCGGTGCCGCGGGCGGCCAGTTCCGAGGAAGTGGCCGCCGAGTTGGGGCTGTCGAAGAGCGCGTTCCTCGAACGGCTCCGGCGCGCGGAAGCGACGCTGTATCGTGATCTGTTCGCCGAGTGA
- the paaD gene encoding 1,2-phenylacetyl-CoA epoxidase subunit PaaD has product MPTNMPTDVPGGSPDDAAADAPDGTAIDDGTAAAAGAEACAYTAYENGEAPEEYPKTGAGATGVDAGVWDALYEVEDPEMPVSVVDLGLIYDVAVDDDGRCEVAMTLTYTGCPARDMLTNDVRCAAETAPGVEEAEVRLRYSPEWTVAMVTDAGREALREFGLSV; this is encoded by the coding sequence ATGCCGACCAACATGCCGACGGACGTGCCGGGAGGCTCCCCTGACGACGCCGCGGCCGATGCGCCCGACGGCACCGCCATAGACGACGGCACCGCCGCCGCAGCCGGCGCCGAGGCGTGCGCCTACACCGCCTACGAGAACGGCGAGGCGCCCGAGGAGTACCCGAAGACGGGCGCCGGCGCGACCGGCGTCGATGCCGGCGTGTGGGACGCGCTGTACGAGGTCGAGGACCCCGAGATGCCAGTCAGCGTGGTCGACCTCGGCCTGATCTACGACGTGGCCGTCGACGATGACGGGCGCTGCGAGGTGGCGATGACGCTCACGTACACCGGCTGTCCCGCCCGCGACATGCTCACGAACGACGTGCGCTGCGCCGCCGAGACGGCCCCGGGCGTCGAGGAGGCCGAGGTACGCCTGCGGTACTCGCCGGAGTGGACCGTGGCGATGGTGACCGACGCGGGGCGGGAGGCCCTGCGCGAGTTCGGGTTGAGCGTGTGA
- the paaB gene encoding 1,2-phenylacetyl-CoA epoxidase subunit PaaB — protein MIWEVFRQEKPGDYHRHVGNVHAPDREMAKLFAQIQHARRMQTNSLWVVPQSEIGEVDAEEAAFGGRTDKSYRWAMTYNDIDASFAKEVEDSEAEQREAAKKRREQLESEGEA, from the coding sequence ATGATCTGGGAAGTGTTCAGACAGGAGAAGCCGGGCGACTACCATCGCCACGTCGGCAACGTCCACGCGCCCGACCGCGAGATGGCGAAGCTGTTCGCGCAGATCCAGCACGCCCGCCGGATGCAGACCAACTCGCTGTGGGTGGTCCCGCAGTCGGAGATCGGCGAGGTCGACGCCGAGGAGGCCGCCTTCGGCGGCCGCACGGACAAGTCCTACCGGTGGGCGATGACGTACAACGACATCGACGCCTCGTTCGCCAAGGAAGTGGAAGACAGCGAGGCCGAACAGCGCGAGGCGGCCAAGAAGCGCCGCGAGCAGCTGGAATCCGAGGGGGAAGCATGA
- a CDS encoding MaoC/PaaZ C-terminal domain-containing protein, giving the protein MAYSYEPHYFEDFEAGQEFVSVGRTVTESDFVMHSALTGDWTELHTNAEYAEDNAFGERIAHGPMTFVQATGFVYRTGIVERTALAFLGMNYMDLPNPVFIGDTISMEMEVTETKDVSSRDDAGLVVIDCEVTNQDGTVVLQGDMKFLIKTRAEADDPHA; this is encoded by the coding sequence ATGGCATACAGCTACGAGCCGCACTACTTCGAGGACTTCGAGGCTGGACAGGAGTTCGTGAGCGTCGGGCGCACCGTCACCGAGTCCGACTTCGTGATGCACTCGGCGCTGACGGGCGACTGGACCGAGCTCCACACCAACGCCGAGTACGCCGAGGACAACGCCTTCGGCGAGCGCATCGCCCACGGCCCGATGACGTTCGTGCAGGCGACGGGGTTCGTCTACCGGACGGGCATCGTCGAGCGCACCGCGCTGGCGTTCCTCGGGATGAACTACATGGACCTCCCGAACCCCGTCTTCATCGGCGACACCATCTCGATGGAGATGGAGGTGACTGAGACGAAGGACGTGTCCAGCCGCGACGACGCCGGCCTCGTCGTCATCGACTGCGAGGTGACCAACCAGGACGGCACCGTCGTGCTGCAGGGCGACATGAAGTTCCTCATCAAGACTCGCGCTGAAGCGGACGACCCGCACGCGTGA
- a CDS encoding ATP-binding protein, whose protein sequence is MHVIGNEGEGARFPEKPGDIGGFGAGNRGACGSGAGGRRTDGPVAPLGRYRAPDDSVGARVGVDIDRPHAALVVGKRGAGKTHTLAVLAEGVAAADGLAPVVVDPMGVLDGLAVDGGTVHRRPRVRPNAVPPAAWPGLLDLDPAGAVGSLVWRAVAEAETPSVAGAREYVADADAGRATRRAADAHLALAAEWDAFDPDGLTPRALASGEPTVLDCSGLPAPAAGAVCAAVARGLYEARVRGTVDRLPWLFVDEAHAFFDGVAGDALATILTRGRAPGVSLACATQRPAALPAVAVSQADLLVAHRLHSRADIDALAAARPLAVADGLAERLPTGVGEALVVDDASETASTVRVRERRTPDGGASPRASDRPLDGCERSHDGCRQE, encoded by the coding sequence GTGCACGTGATCGGCAACGAGGGCGAAGGAGCCCGATTCCCGGAGAAACCGGGAGATATCGGCGGGTTCGGGGCGGGCAACCGAGGGGCCTGTGGATCCGGGGCGGGCGGGCGACGGACCGACGGGCCGGTCGCGCCGCTGGGCCGGTATCGCGCCCCGGACGACAGCGTCGGGGCGCGCGTCGGCGTCGACATCGACCGGCCGCACGCGGCGCTCGTCGTCGGCAAGCGCGGCGCGGGGAAGACCCACACCCTCGCGGTACTCGCCGAGGGCGTCGCCGCCGCCGACGGGCTCGCGCCCGTGGTTGTCGATCCGATGGGCGTGCTCGACGGCCTCGCAGTCGACGGCGGCACGGTCCACCGTCGCCCGCGGGTTCGACCGAACGCCGTCCCGCCGGCGGCGTGGCCGGGGCTGCTGGACCTGGACCCGGCGGGTGCGGTCGGCTCGCTCGTGTGGCGCGCGGTCGCCGAGGCGGAGACTCCCTCGGTGGCAGGGGCGCGCGAGTACGTCGCCGACGCGGACGCCGGGCGAGCGACCCGCCGGGCCGCGGACGCGCACCTCGCGCTCGCGGCCGAGTGGGACGCGTTCGACCCCGACGGGCTGACGCCGCGTGCGCTCGCCTCCGGCGAGCCGACGGTGCTCGACTGCTCGGGACTCCCGGCACCGGCCGCCGGCGCGGTGTGTGCTGCCGTCGCCCGCGGGCTCTACGAGGCGCGCGTCCGTGGGACGGTCGACCGGCTCCCGTGGCTGTTCGTCGACGAGGCGCACGCCTTCTTCGACGGCGTCGCCGGCGACGCGCTGGCGACGATCCTCACCCGGGGGCGCGCCCCGGGCGTCTCGCTCGCGTGTGCGACCCAGCGGCCCGCGGCGCTGCCGGCGGTCGCGGTGTCGCAGGCGGATCTGCTGGTGGCGCATCGGCTCCACAGCCGCGCCGACATCGACGCGCTCGCGGCGGCCAGACCCCTCGCGGTCGCCGACGGCCTCGCCGAACGGCTCCCGACGGGCGTGGGCGAGGCGCTCGTCGTCGACGACGCGAGCGAGACCGCGAGCACGGTCCGCGTGCGCGAGCGTCGGACGCCGGACGGCGGCG
- the paaE gene encoding 1,2-phenylacetyl-CoA epoxidase subunit PaaE, whose protein sequence is MRRNAPDPSVAAGVAGSDADDDPAECPYCGSTDTEREHPKGPGLCRSMHFCTECGEPFERFG, encoded by the coding sequence ATGCGCCGAAACGCGCCGGACCCGAGCGTCGCCGCGGGGGTCGCCGGGAGCGACGCGGACGACGACCCCGCGGAGTGCCCGTACTGCGGGTCGACCGACACCGAGCGCGAGCACCCGAAGGGGCCGGGGCTGTGCCGGTCGATGCACTTCTGCACCGAGTGCGGGGAGCCGTTCGAGCGGTTCGGGTAG
- a CDS encoding VOC family protein → MLTDTPGIHHVTSMVGDARANLDFYVGTLGLRLVKRTVNHQDVLRHHLYYGNGAGDLGTVYTCFPYPNEPPGRRGRPQITAAAFAVPEGSLDYWDDRLDGRSVDAERVARFDEAALRFEDPSGTRLELVAADQPADPWTDGSVPESAAIRGIHGVTALPTNPFATASVLDTLGLDLVGEDGDRVRYRAGGDHATVVDLLDREADFAREGTGSIHHVAFRVADEDELREWHDLFRERDVDVSRIRDRYYYKAIYVREPGGILIELSTEGPGFGIDEEEANFGESLVLPPWAEEDREMIEGQLPTLDGSASNSGGDGYRGVGRGADGADDGASDGAGDDGDFD, encoded by the coding sequence ATGCTCACCGACACACCCGGCATTCACCACGTCACGTCGATGGTCGGCGACGCGCGGGCGAACCTCGACTTCTACGTCGGGACGCTCGGGCTGCGGCTCGTGAAGCGAACGGTGAACCATCAGGACGTGCTCCGCCATCACCTCTACTACGGGAACGGCGCCGGCGATCTCGGCACCGTCTACACCTGCTTCCCGTACCCGAACGAGCCGCCCGGCCGCCGGGGGCGCCCACAGATCACCGCGGCGGCGTTTGCGGTCCCGGAGGGCTCGCTCGACTACTGGGACGACCGACTCGACGGTCGGAGCGTCGACGCCGAGCGCGTCGCCCGCTTCGACGAGGCGGCGCTCCGGTTCGAGGATCCCTCGGGAACCCGGCTAGAGCTCGTCGCGGCCGACCAGCCGGCCGACCCGTGGACCGACGGGTCGGTTCCCGAGTCCGCCGCGATCCGCGGGATCCACGGCGTGACCGCGCTGCCGACGAACCCGTTCGCGACCGCGAGCGTGCTGGACACGCTCGGGCTCGACCTCGTCGGCGAGGACGGCGACCGCGTCCGCTACCGCGCGGGCGGCGATCACGCGACGGTCGTCGACCTGCTGGACCGCGAGGCCGACTTCGCCCGCGAGGGGACCGGGAGCATCCATCACGTGGCGTTCCGTGTCGCCGACGAGGACGAGCTTCGCGAGTGGCACGACCTCTTCCGCGAGCGCGACGTCGACGTGTCGCGCATCCGCGACAGGTACTACTACAAGGCGATCTACGTCCGCGAGCCGGGCGGGATCCTGATCGAGCTGTCGACCGAGGGACCGGGGTTCGGGATCGACGAGGAGGAGGCGAACTTCGGCGAGTCGCTGGTGCTCCCGCCGTGGGCCGAGGAGGACCGCGAGATGATCGAGGGACAGCTCCCGACGCTCGACGGTTCGGCCTCGAACTCGGGCGGAGACGGCTACCGAGGCGTCGGCCGAGGCGCCGATGGCGCGGACGACGGCGCCAGCGACGGCGCCGGCGACGACGGAGATTTCGACTGA
- a CDS encoding Phenylacetic acid catabolic protein, which yields MDIETVKERAGPRQFGPSDDMPEEYRRAATRMIQFHANSEVMGGYLDKEFTRHAPSLDRKLANTAKVQDEIGHAQLLYRAAETLGVKTREEMLDELQNGEGKFLNCFHYPVDSWYEAPMIDFFVDGGAMRRQATLKSTSWTPYAHAMDKVCFEEGFHVKHGESILRELMRGSKATRERTQETFEEWWPRILQFFGPTNDESTHNDFAQEVGLKTTSNDELRNSFLNMYVPKAEKYGLEIPEYPRIFERDDGTMAVREEDLDWDEFWTIAKNDYEGSHEQIGSRARRQEAVAWVRESLDSWEGSAAGTPQAAD from the coding sequence ATGGACATCGAGACGGTGAAGGAGCGCGCCGGGCCGCGGCAGTTCGGTCCGAGCGACGACATGCCCGAGGAGTACCGTCGGGCGGCGACGCGGATGATCCAGTTTCACGCCAACAGCGAGGTGATGGGCGGGTACCTCGACAAGGAGTTCACCCGCCACGCGCCGTCGCTGGACCGCAAGCTGGCGAACACCGCCAAGGTGCAAGACGAGATCGGCCACGCGCAGTTGCTCTACCGCGCCGCCGAGACGCTCGGCGTGAAGACGCGCGAGGAGATGCTCGACGAGCTGCAGAACGGCGAGGGGAAGTTCCTCAACTGCTTCCACTACCCGGTGGACTCGTGGTACGAGGCGCCGATGATCGACTTCTTCGTCGACGGGGGCGCGATGCGTCGACAGGCGACGCTGAAGTCGACGAGCTGGACGCCGTACGCCCACGCGATGGACAAGGTGTGCTTCGAGGAGGGGTTCCACGTGAAACACGGCGAGTCGATCCTGCGCGAGCTGATGCGGGGGTCGAAGGCGACCCGGGAGCGCACCCAGGAGACGTTCGAGGAGTGGTGGCCGCGCATCCTCCAGTTCTTCGGGCCGACGAACGACGAGTCCACCCACAACGACTTCGCCCAGGAGGTCGGGCTGAAGACGACCTCGAACGACGAACTCCGCAACTCGTTCCTCAACATGTACGTCCCGAAGGCCGAGAAGTACGGGCTGGAGATCCCCGAGTACCCGCGCATCTTCGAGCGCGACGACGGCACGATGGCGGTCCGCGAGGAGGACCTCGACTGGGACGAGTTCTGGACCATCGCGAAGAACGACTACGAGGGGAGCCACGAACAGATCGGCTCGCGCGCCCGCCGACAGGAGGCCGTCGCGTGGGTTCGCGAGAGTCTGGATAGCTGGGAGGGAAGCGCCGCGGGAACGCCGCAGGCGGCCGATTGA
- a CDS encoding flavin reductase family protein, with amino-acid sequence METAVSDRTPREIARIIKTAVSPRPIAWTSTVDEDGADNLAPFSSYNYVSSREPVVLFNSPNEANGGLKDTPRNALDTGEFAVNVVTEPLLERMDHSAESLPPEDSEFDSVGVTRADCRRIDAPRVAEAAVTMECSLYDSLEVHDRLMVLGEVEYVHVDDDVLTEGKIDQRKLPTVGRLGGPYYTVSDITEFERQF; translated from the coding sequence ATGGAAACAGCCGTCTCCGACCGGACGCCGCGGGAGATCGCACGGATCATCAAGACCGCCGTCTCGCCGCGTCCGATCGCGTGGACCAGCACGGTCGACGAGGACGGCGCCGACAACCTCGCGCCGTTCAGCTCGTACAACTACGTCTCCTCTCGGGAGCCGGTGGTGCTGTTCAACTCCCCCAACGAGGCCAACGGCGGCCTGAAGGACACCCCGCGTAACGCGCTCGACACCGGCGAGTTCGCGGTGAACGTCGTCACCGAGCCCCTGCTGGAGCGGATGGACCACAGCGCCGAGTCGCTGCCCCCCGAGGACAGCGAGTTCGACTCCGTGGGCGTGACGCGCGCCGACTGCCGCCGGATCGACGCCCCGCGCGTCGCCGAGGCGGCCGTCACCATGGAGTGCTCGCTGTACGACTCGCTGGAGGTCCACGACCGGCTGATGGTGCTCGGGGAGGTCGAGTACGTCCACGTCGACGACGACGTGCTCACGGAGGGCAAGATCGACCAGCGGAAGCTCCCGACGGTGGGTCGCCTCGGCGGACCCTACTACACCGTCTCCGATATCACGGAGTTCGAGCGACAGTTCTGA
- a CDS encoding alpha/beta hydrolase, whose protein sequence is MFPGGTLPDDLPGPHAGQPVVTAGAPRGAAEAAVVCLHGRGATAQGAINLYEPVAGHGVAFVAPQGARSRWFPHAADEPRERNEPHVPSAVAVVDTVLDRTREALGLPPEAVVLTGFSQGAAVAAEYAAGTGGRHPLALLSGGLLGPTVDPGQYGGDLGGTPVLVAGGADDERVPVERLAATARAFESLGGDVTERVYEGVGHEVTDDEFAWLADLLAELTVE, encoded by the coding sequence ATGTTCCCGGGCGGGACGCTGCCCGACGACCTCCCCGGCCCGCACGCCGGGCAGCCGGTCGTCACCGCGGGCGCGCCGCGGGGCGCGGCGGAAGCGGCGGTCGTGTGTCTCCACGGGCGCGGCGCGACCGCGCAGGGCGCGATCAACCTCTACGAGCCGGTCGCCGGCCACGGGGTCGCGTTCGTCGCGCCGCAGGGTGCGCGGAGCCGGTGGTTCCCGCACGCGGCCGACGAGCCGCGCGAGCGCAACGAGCCACACGTCCCATCCGCCGTGGCGGTCGTCGACACCGTCCTCGACCGGACGCGGGAGGCGCTCGGTCTCCCCCCAGAGGCGGTCGTCCTCACCGGGTTCTCCCAGGGCGCCGCCGTCGCCGCGGAGTACGCCGCCGGGACCGGCGGTCGTCACCCACTCGCGCTGCTCAGCGGCGGGCTGCTCGGGCCGACCGTCGACCCCGGGCAGTACGGCGGTGATCTCGGGGGGACGCCAGTGCTCGTCGCCGGCGGCGCGGACGACGAGCGCGTGCCCGTCGAGCGCCTCGCGGCGACGGCGAGGGCGTTCGAGTCGCTCGGCGGCGACGTGACCGAGCGCGTCTACGAGGGCGTCGGCCACGAGGTCACCGACGACGAGTTCGCGTGGCTGGCGGACCTGCTCGCGGAACTGACGGTCGAGTGA
- the paaC gene encoding 1,2-phenylacetyl-CoA epoxidase subunit PaaC — protein MSESDAPDDEPADAPAAASLDRDDLTPAQQVALEELLFRLADDEFVHAERLTEWQIFAPTIESDLALANVAQDEFGHARLWYDLLQELGYTEEECIWRRPADDWTHATLVERPFADDGWDDAIVRTYLYDVAERIRLEALVDTSYAPLADRVGKALAEEEYHREHALSWLERLASDDDARERLQAAVDDLFPHALSVFYPGEREDAIRAAGFRRESLASMREEWLDTVVPTLEGYGLVVPEPDEVDRPEARGRDGSHTDEWFDLREAFTETHREVDFETPARLRGEEA, from the coding sequence ATGAGCGAGAGTGACGCCCCGGACGACGAACCCGCGGACGCGCCAGCGGCCGCCTCCCTCGACCGCGACGACCTCACCCCGGCACAGCAGGTCGCGCTGGAGGAACTCCTCTTCCGCCTCGCGGACGACGAGTTCGTCCACGCCGAGCGACTCACCGAGTGGCAGATCTTCGCGCCGACCATCGAGTCGGACCTCGCGCTCGCCAACGTCGCGCAGGACGAGTTCGGCCACGCGCGCCTGTGGTACGACCTCCTCCAGGAACTCGGCTACACCGAGGAGGAGTGCATCTGGCGCCGGCCGGCCGACGACTGGACCCACGCGACCCTGGTCGAGCGTCCGTTCGCCGACGACGGCTGGGACGACGCCATCGTCCGCACGTACCTGTACGACGTGGCCGAGCGAATTCGGCTCGAGGCGCTCGTCGACACCAGCTACGCCCCGTTGGCCGACCGCGTGGGCAAGGCGCTCGCCGAGGAGGAGTACCACCGCGAGCACGCGCTCAGTTGGCTCGAACGCCTCGCGAGCGACGACGACGCCCGCGAGCGTCTGCAGGCCGCCGTCGACGACCTGTTCCCGCACGCGCTGTCGGTGTTTTACCCCGGCGAGCGCGAGGACGCGATCCGCGCCGCCGGCTTCCGCAGGGAGTCGCTGGCGTCGATGCGCGAGGAGTGGCTCGACACCGTCGTCCCGACGCTGGAGGGGTACGGGCTCGTCGTCCCCGAGCCCGACGAGGTCGACCGCCCCGAGGCTCGCGGCCGCGACGGGAGCCACACCGACGAGTGGTTCGACCTGCGGGAGGCGTTCACCGAGACGCACCGCGAGGTCGACTTCGAGACGCCCGCACGCCTGCGCGGGGAGGAGGCGTAG
- a CDS encoding Ig-like domain-containing protein, with translation MRSLAATERRRFAELRRDNRAIEGLPVRLVIALVVGVASLSVMLNMVSGVEGLAVSELDVRPSPEVTTPGEQELALTVVDPDGRPVAGATVVVAGDTARLDGVATGRTGANGTATVTVAPTLGPNREQGTLSVSIKPPAGGQYADRRGNTRVLVVAE, from the coding sequence ATCCGTTCGCTCGCGGCGACCGAGCGCCGCCGATTCGCCGAACTCCGCCGCGACAACCGCGCCATCGAGGGACTCCCGGTCCGACTCGTCATCGCGCTCGTCGTCGGCGTCGCGAGCCTCAGCGTGATGTTGAACATGGTCAGCGGGGTGGAGGGGCTGGCCGTCTCGGAGCTCGACGTACGCCCGTCTCCGGAGGTCACGACGCCGGGCGAGCAGGAACTCGCGCTCACGGTCGTCGACCCGGACGGCCGACCCGTCGCCGGAGCGACCGTCGTCGTCGCCGGCGACACGGCCCGACTCGACGGCGTCGCGACCGGGCGAACCGGGGCGAACGGCACGGCGACGGTGACCGTCGCCCCGACGCTCGGACCGAACCGCGAACAGGGGACGCTCTCCGTCTCGATCAAGCCGCCGGCCGGCGGGCAGTACGCGGACAGACGGGGAAATACCCGCGTGCTCGTCGTGGCCGAGTGA
- a CDS encoding HalOD1 output domain-containing protein yields the protein MNPDPAESVFVSHDPETGEYSATFDPDAIDASIAVVEATAAIRREDPERHAPLFEVVDPDALDRLCSHGDDADTLVEFTYLRHRVRVRADGHISVIPLADD from the coding sequence GTGAACCCCGACCCCGCCGAATCCGTCTTCGTCTCCCACGATCCGGAGACGGGGGAGTACAGCGCCACGTTCGACCCGGACGCGATAGACGCGAGCATCGCCGTGGTCGAGGCGACCGCGGCGATCCGACGGGAGGACCCCGAGCGACACGCGCCGCTGTTCGAGGTTGTCGACCCGGACGCGCTCGATCGGCTCTGCAGCCACGGCGACGACGCCGATACGCTCGTCGAGTTCACGTACCTCCGCCACCGGGTCCGCGTTCGCGCCGACGGACACATCTCCGTGATCCCCCTGGCGGACGACTGA